The sequence below is a genomic window from Massilia oculi.
GGCAGCACGCCTTCGACGGCCCATGGCTGGCGACCCAGTTCGGCCACGATCCAGCCGGCTTCGGCGGCGATCCACGGCAGCGGGATCGACCACACGGCCACTTTCAGCAGCCATGGATGGGCATCGAGGCGGCGCCGCGCCGACAGCCAGAAGAACACCGCGGTGAGCACGATGAAGTAGATGCCGAGGCCGACCATGACGCGGAACGACCAGAACAGCGGCGCCACCTGCGGCACGGTGTCGTTGGCGGCCTGCTGGATCTGCGCATCGGTAGCCTGGCGCGGATCGTCGACGTAGCGCTTGAGCAGCAGCGCATAGCCCAGCACCTTGCTGTTCTCTTCGAACCTGGCCTGCAGTTCGGCCGGCACGGGGCCCTTGCCGCCAAGGGCGCGGATTCTCTCCAGCGCGTCATAGGCCAGGATGCCCTGGCGCACGCGCACCTCGGCCAGCTTGACCAGGTCGTTGATGCCCGGGATCTCGCTGGAGAGCGAACGGGTGCCGATCAGGCCCATCACCCAGGGTATGTGGATGGCGTAGTGGGTTTCGCGCGCACCCTGGTCCGGGAAGCCCACCGCGGTGAAGGCGGCCGGCGCCGGCTGGGTATCCCACATGGCTTCGACCGCGGCCAGCTTCATGTGCTGGTGCTCGGTGGCCAGGTAGCCGCTTTCGTCGCCCAGCACCACCACCGACAGCGAGGCGGCCAGGCCGAACGAGGCGGCCACCGTCATCGAACGCTTGGCCAGCTCGATGTGACGGCCCTTGAGCAGGTACCAGGCCGAGACGCCGAGCACGAACAGCGCGGCGATCACGTAGCCGGCCGACACGGTGTGCACGAACTTGGCCTGCGCCACCGGATTGGCCAGCACCGCGCCGAAGTCCGACACTTCCATGCGCATGGTCTGCGGATTGAGCGACGCGCCGACCGGGTTCTGCATCCAGCCGTTGGCGATCAGGATCCACAGCGCCGAGAAGTTGGTGCCGATGGCGGTCAGCCAGGTCACCATCAGGTGCTGGCGCTTCGACAGCCTGTCCCAGCCGAAGAAGAACAGGCCGACGAACGTCGCTTCGAGGAAGAACGCCATCAGGCCTTCGATGGCCAGCGGTGCGCCGAACACGTCGCCGACGTAGTGGCTGTAGTAGCTCCAGTTCATCCCGAACTGGAACTCCATCACCAGGCCGGTCGAGACGCCGATGGCGAAGTTAATCCCGAACAGCACGCCCCAGAACTTGGTCATCTGGCGCCAGATCGGGCGGCCGGTCATCACGTACACGGTTTCCATGATGGCGATGACCATCGACAGCCCCAGTGTCAGGGGAACGAACAAAAAGTGGTACAGCGCCGTGAGGGCGAACTGTAGTCGGGAGAGCCCGACGACGTCGAGATCCATGGTGAATCCTTTCTTATTGGTGAATCGATGTTGGTTGTCTAGTCCTGACGCAGCGCCAGCAGCGCCGCATCGAATCCTCGTGTGCCGCGCCGGTGGTCGGCGACCAGGCGTCCCGCCCGCAGCACCAGCAGGCGATCGGCCAGTTGCGCCTCACGCCGCAGGTGCGTGGCCAGCAGCACGGTGCGTCCGTCCGCATGACGGGCCAGGCGCGCCAGCACGTCGGCGGCGGTGGCGGCGTCGAGCGCCTCGGTCGGCTCGTCCAGCAGCCAGAAACCGGCCCGGCGCAGCAGCAGCCGCGCCAGCGCCAGGCGGCGCGACTGCCCGCCCGACAGGCCCAGGCCGCCCTCGCCCAGCGGCGTGTCCAGGCCGCGCGCCAGCAGGCGCACGTCGACCTCGAGGCCGGCGGCGCGCAGCGCGTTCCATAGCGCTTCGTCACTGGACTGCGGATCGGCCAGGCGCAGGTTGTCGCGCAGGCTGTCCTGGAACAATTCGGTACGCTGGGTCAGCCAGGTGGCGGGGAGCGCCCTCACCTGCCCCGTATGCGGCGCCAGTTCGCCTGCGACGAGTCCCAGCAAGGTCGACTTGCCGGCGCCGCTGCCGCCCACCACCGCGACCCGCTCGCCGCGCGCGATGCGCAGGCTGACCTCGTGCAGCGCGGCGCCTTCGCGACCCGGATGCACGACGCTGGCGTCGCACAGAAGCAACGCCTCGTCCTCGCCCGGCGCGCCGACGGCGACGGCGTCATCCGCTTCCTGTTGCAAGCGGGGGCCGATGCGGCGGGCCGCCAGCCAGCTGCGGCCCGCCTCGATGGCGCCGCGGCGCATCGCGGCGAACGGCTCCAGCGCGGCCAGGGCGATCAGCAAGGCCAATGCCGCCGCCGGTGCGCCCAAGGTATGGAGCTGCGCGAGCGCGGCCACCGCCAGCAAGGTCGCCGCCACGGTCAGGTGGCCGCCGACCGCATAGGTCCAGCCGGCGCCGGTCTCGAGCCGGTGCAGCGCATCGTCGGCGCGCGCCAGCTTGTCGTCGATCCGCGCCAGGCGTGCGCACTGGGCCGGCAGCCGGCCGGCCATGGCCAGATCGGTCTGGCCGGCGACCAGGTCGATGGCCAGGGCCCGCAGCCGTTCCAGCGCGCGGGCGCGGCGCAGCGCCACCGGACGGGCAAGGCGAGCCACCAGGACCGTCACACCCCAGCCGAAGACCAGCAGCCAGGCGAACATCGCCAGCCCGAGGCGCCAGTCGAGATTCGCCAGCACCACGCCGGCCAGCAGCGCCGCGCCAAGGGCGGCGATGGCCGGCACGATCAGGCGCAGGTAAATCGATTCGAGCGCGTCGATGTCGCCAGTCAGGCGCAGCAGCAGTCGTGCGGGACGGCGCAGCAAGGCGCGCGCCGCCTGCGGGCCGGCCCAGCCGCGAAACAGCCGTTCGCGCAGCGCGGCCAGCACGCCGAGCGTCGCGTCGTGGGTCACCATGCGCTCGGCGTACCGGCCAAAGGTGCGGCCCAGCGCCAGCAGGCGGATCGCGGCGCTCGGCACGAAGACGTTGAACATGACCATGCCGCCGGCGAGACCGGCCAGCGCGGTGGCGGTGATGAACCAGCCCGAGGTGCCCAGCAGCGCCATTCCGGCCAGCACCACCAGGGTGGAGAGGAAGGCGCCCAGCGCCAGGCGGCGTCCGCCCGTTTTCAGGAACAGGGCAAGGACCGGTTGCAGGTCGTGACGGGATCTCATGCGGCGCTCCGTTTGGTGAAGGGTTCGCCGATGCGCACGATACGACCCAGGCGCGCGGCCAGGGCCAGGTCGTGGGTGGCGACGATCAGGGTGCGGCCCTGGGCCAGTTCCACCAGCGCGTCGATCACGCTGGCGGCGGTGTCGCGGTCGAGGTGGGCGGTGGGCTCGTCGGCCAGCAGCAGGCCGGCATGCGGCGCGCACACCGCGCGCGCCAGCGCCAGGCGCACCAGCTCGCCGCCCGACAGGCCGAGACCACCCTCGCCCAGGCTGGTCCCCGGCGTCGCGTGGCCCACGTGCCCCAGGCCGGCGCGGCGCACGGCGGCGCCGACCGCCGCGCCGTCGATGCCGTCGCGCTCGAGCGACACGTTGCCGCGCACCGAGCCGCAAAA
It includes:
- a CDS encoding cytochrome ubiquinol oxidase subunit I, encoding MDLDVVGLSRLQFALTALYHFLFVPLTLGLSMVIAIMETVYVMTGRPIWRQMTKFWGVLFGINFAIGVSTGLVMEFQFGMNWSYYSHYVGDVFGAPLAIEGLMAFFLEATFVGLFFFGWDRLSKRQHLMVTWLTAIGTNFSALWILIANGWMQNPVGASLNPQTMRMEVSDFGAVLANPVAQAKFVHTVSAGYVIAALFVLGVSAWYLLKGRHIELAKRSMTVAASFGLAASLSVVVLGDESGYLATEHQHMKLAAVEAMWDTQPAPAAFTAVGFPDQGARETHYAIHIPWVMGLIGTRSLSSEIPGINDLVKLAEVRVRQGILAYDALERIRALGGKGPVPAELQARFEENSKVLGYALLLKRYVDDPRQATDAQIQQAANDTVPQVAPLFWSFRVMVGLGIYFIVLTAVFFWLSARRRLDAHPWLLKVAVWSIPLPWIAAEAGWIVAELGRQPWAVEGVLPTAVAVSNIGIQTVLATLVGFVVLYSILIVVEMKLMLGAIRKGPEEEVEHSPGAHSPLVGATPAMRTAPMITAQTLTTE
- a CDS encoding amino acid ABC transporter ATP-binding/permease protein, with protein sequence MRSRHDLQPVLALFLKTGGRRLALGAFLSTLVVLAGMALLGTSGWFITATALAGLAGGMVMFNVFVPSAAIRLLALGRTFGRYAERMVTHDATLGVLAALRERLFRGWAGPQAARALLRRPARLLLRLTGDIDALESIYLRLIVPAIAALGAALLAGVVLANLDWRLGLAMFAWLLVFGWGVTVLVARLARPVALRRARALERLRALAIDLVAGQTDLAMAGRLPAQCARLARIDDKLARADDALHRLETGAGWTYAVGGHLTVAATLLAVAALAQLHTLGAPAAALALLIALAALEPFAAMRRGAIEAGRSWLAARRIGPRLQQEADDAVAVGAPGEDEALLLCDASVVHPGREGAALHEVSLRIARGERVAVVGGSGAGKSTLLGLVAGELAPHTGQVRALPATWLTQRTELFQDSLRDNLRLADPQSSDEALWNALRAAGLEVDVRLLARGLDTPLGEGGLGLSGGQSRRLALARLLLRRAGFWLLDEPTEALDAATAADVLARLARHADGRTVLLATHLRREAQLADRLLVLRAGRLVADHRRGTRGFDAALLALRQD